A stretch of the Capsicum annuum cultivar UCD-10X-F1 chromosome 8, UCD10Xv1.1, whole genome shotgun sequence genome encodes the following:
- the LOC107838878 gene encoding uncharacterized protein LOC107838878, which yields MQLRRRDTYRLRKNSIKNHIVAVPDKTTLSYGKSDFSRQAGLTIQEPTLPEKAFAYQICVNKPEDNLAKGKQICGPLTIYAIGCTSATSALYAAMLNTMPTKGESKNSVLLL from the exons ATGCAGCTCAGACGACGCGATACATATCGGTTAAGAAAAAACTCCATTAAAAATCATATTGTTGCCGTCCCAGACAAAACCACATTATCTTACGGGAAATCTGATTTTTCAAGACAAGCTGGCCTCACCATACAAGAACCAACACTTCCTGAAAAAG CTTTCGCCTATCAAATCTGCGTAAATAAACCCGAAGACAATTTAGCCAAAGGCAAACAAATATGTGGACCTTTAACCATCTATGCAATAG GGTGCACATCGGCTACGTCAGCACTATACGCTGCAATGTTAAACACAATGCCAACCAAAG GTGAATCAAAAAACAGTGTCCTGCTATTATAG